The Halomicronema hongdechloris C2206 genome includes a window with the following:
- a CDS encoding ATP-binding protein, whose product MSTALTPEDSLFRLVDRVATHLEPVSVQSHGLKAILQSWLGFLAAQSEAAIIWTKLPRGRGWQELLSQYGHAQPRSHLYCLDRPRQEGGNRPQVAPPQLRLPLPDRRLWRGEYLLLFCLPSGSGVLLAQRHPPASQRGPQAGEATAAQRVELRVVSSLQPTVVSEVRAALQQMLYTCLQTYPDHVEWTDLLSHWETVCPPPASSTNLAWLDQFLCWQWQKQAQLGHQVSRYRRQAQSATDLSRQNESLMSQLQLREEFCHAIGQELRTPLANIKMALSLLTSSKLPPQQQQRYLTLISHECDRQSSVINGVLDLLQIEVNARQVTPAPSRLIETVPAVISTYQPLAEEKGIRLTCTITDDLPSLACPEAWLRQIMIHLVHNSIKYTPSGGEAWVAAQQRQADRVEVVIQDTGQGIAPNEVPKIFDHFYQGRQQPPDQPEGAGLGLTIVQQLLTHCGGTITVNSHPGKGTTFRVYFPTHEEPEQ is encoded by the coding sequence ATGAGCACTGCGTTAACGCCAGAGGACTCCCTATTTCGGTTAGTTGACCGAGTAGCTACGCATCTGGAGCCAGTATCGGTTCAGAGCCATGGGTTGAAGGCAATTCTACAGTCCTGGTTAGGCTTTCTGGCAGCTCAGTCAGAGGCGGCCATCATCTGGACTAAGCTGCCGCGGGGTAGAGGATGGCAGGAATTGCTGAGCCAATACGGTCATGCTCAACCGCGATCGCATCTATACTGCCTAGATCGACCCAGGCAAGAGGGGGGCAATCGTCCCCAAGTAGCTCCCCCGCAGCTGCGCCTACCTTTACCCGATCGCCGGCTGTGGCGAGGCGAGTATCTGCTGCTCTTCTGCCTGCCGTCTGGGTCTGGGGTTCTGCTGGCCCAGCGCCACCCGCCAGCATCGCAACGGGGACCTCAGGCGGGGGAGGCGACAGCCGCCCAACGGGTAGAGCTACGCGTTGTCAGTTCCCTGCAACCGACTGTGGTCAGCGAGGTCAGAGCCGCCCTGCAGCAAATGCTTTATACCTGCCTGCAGACCTATCCGGATCACGTCGAGTGGACAGACCTGCTCAGCCATTGGGAGACTGTTTGTCCTCCACCAGCGTCCTCTACTAACCTAGCCTGGCTAGATCAGTTTCTCTGCTGGCAATGGCAAAAACAGGCGCAGTTAGGCCACCAAGTCTCCCGGTACCGCCGACAGGCCCAATCAGCCACCGACCTCTCCCGGCAAAATGAGTCGCTGATGAGCCAACTGCAACTCAGGGAGGAATTTTGCCATGCCATTGGTCAAGAGCTGCGGACGCCGTTGGCCAATATCAAAATGGCCCTGTCTCTGTTGACGTCTTCTAAGTTACCGCCACAACAACAGCAGCGCTACTTGACCTTGATCAGCCACGAATGCGATCGCCAGAGTTCCGTCATTAACGGAGTATTAGACCTGCTCCAGATCGAGGTCAATGCCCGCCAAGTAACCCCTGCACCAAGCCGGTTAATCGAGACCGTCCCGGCTGTCATCAGCACCTATCAGCCCCTGGCTGAGGAGAAGGGGATCCGCTTGACCTGTACCATTACCGATGATTTACCGTCCCTGGCCTGTCCAGAGGCTTGGCTGCGCCAGATCATGATCCATTTAGTCCACAACAGCATCAAATATACCCCCAGTGGTGGTGAAGCCTGGGTGGCAGCCCAGCAGCGGCAAGCTGACAGAGTCGAGGTGGTGATTCAAGATACTGGCCAGGGCATTGCCCCTAATGAGGTGCCCAAGATCTTTGACCACTTTTACCAGGGGCGGCAGCAACCACCGGATCAGCCTGAAGGGGCGGGGCTAGGGCTGACCATTGTGCAACAGTTGCTGACCCACTGCGGCGGCACCATTACGGTGAACAGTCATCCGGGTAAAGGCACTACCTTTCGAGTGTATTTTCCCACCCATGAGGAGCCTGAGCAATAG
- a CDS encoding sensor histidine kinase → MASFSHRSLSNILDQEQPLGRLFPEHSADHSAGDGAVSWPQSCPQVQQRLQAETQWWGSLAAVNQLLQTSLSPVPEPPAAEATPGVVISGPLPVLRDAHLLARVSPWILIPRQWLSTLPRLPAQGDPATLIGKSCLVPLDPEDPLGNERFCLVVMPHFSLSLVLGQGPAFRFSFAPALNEQIWQQMRSRIAQVCPQRLPALDHQIGELDFQAPDYRLVAQFSRLLLTHLPVETPSAPRTDADIRLASWEPAQAAAASANGPMASPPLERRPDTPLPWPPNQETPATSAPSADAELLQAMAHEIRTPLTTIRTLTRSLLKRQDIAEAVQRRLQLIDQACTQQIDRFNLIFRALELETQASQRRCPLAPMSLGQLFQDAIPLWQQQANRHNLTLAVDLPAQLPLVTSDPTLLNQVLTGLVERFVQGLPAQSHIQLVVVLAGHQLKLKFQATSIDGHSLEPELEPSSPPLRSLGHLLMLQPETGGLSLNLEATKNLFQALGGKLIVRQRPQQGEVLTVFLPLERRSL, encoded by the coding sequence ACTGAGCAACATCCTAGACCAGGAACAGCCTCTAGGGAGGCTGTTTCCAGAGCATAGTGCGGACCATAGTGCGGGCGATGGGGCTGTTTCCTGGCCGCAGTCGTGCCCCCAGGTGCAGCAGCGGCTGCAGGCAGAGACACAGTGGTGGGGCAGCCTGGCCGCCGTCAATCAATTGCTTCAGACTAGCCTATCTCCGGTCCCGGAGCCGCCGGCTGCAGAAGCCACTCCAGGGGTGGTGATTTCGGGACCATTGCCAGTGCTACGGGACGCTCACCTATTGGCCAGGGTGTCTCCCTGGATTCTGATTCCACGCCAGTGGCTATCGACCTTGCCCAGGCTGCCTGCCCAGGGGGACCCGGCCACCCTGATCGGCAAATCCTGCCTGGTGCCCTTAGATCCTGAGGATCCCCTGGGTAACGAGCGGTTCTGCCTGGTGGTGATGCCTCACTTCAGTCTGTCTCTAGTGTTGGGTCAAGGACCTGCCTTCCGGTTTTCCTTTGCACCAGCCTTGAACGAGCAGATCTGGCAGCAGATGCGATCGCGCATTGCCCAAGTCTGCCCCCAACGCCTACCGGCCTTAGACCACCAGATCGGCGAACTGGATTTTCAGGCGCCAGATTATCGACTGGTCGCCCAGTTTAGCCGGCTCTTGCTCACCCATCTGCCCGTCGAAACCCCTTCAGCCCCCCGGACCGACGCCGATATCCGTCTGGCTAGCTGGGAGCCCGCCCAGGCTGCTGCCGCCTCAGCCAATGGACCCATGGCCAGCCCCCCTCTAGAGAGGCGCCCAGATACCCCCCTACCCTGGCCCCCCAACCAAGAGACACCGGCGACATCGGCCCCCAGTGCCGATGCCGAATTACTGCAGGCCATGGCCCACGAAATTCGTACCCCATTGACCACCATTCGCACCCTGACCCGCTCCCTACTAAAGCGACAGGATATCGCTGAGGCAGTTCAGCGGCGGCTACAGTTGATCGATCAAGCCTGCACCCAGCAGATCGATCGCTTCAATCTGATTTTCCGAGCCCTAGAACTGGAGACTCAAGCCAGCCAACGTCGATGTCCATTGGCTCCCATGTCCCTGGGACAACTGTTTCAAGACGCCATTCCTCTGTGGCAACAGCAGGCCAATCGCCATAACCTAACCCTGGCGGTGGATCTGCCAGCCCAATTGCCCCTGGTCACCAGCGATCCTACCCTCCTGAATCAGGTGCTCACAGGCTTGGTAGAGCGCTTCGTCCAGGGTTTGCCAGCCCAGAGCCATATTCAACTGGTGGTGGTGCTGGCAGGGCACCAGCTGAAACTAAAATTCCAGGCCACCTCTATAGATGGCCATTCCCTAGAACCGGAGCTAGAGCCATCGTCTCCGCCGCTGCGTTCTCTGGGCCATCTGCTGATGCTGCAGCCCGAAACCGGGGGCCTCAGCCTTAACCTGGAGGCCACGAAGAACCTATTCCAGGCCTTGGGGGGCAAGCTAATCGTGCGGCAACGGCCACAACAGGGAGAAGTGTTGACCGTCTTCTTGCCCTTAGAGCGCCGCTCTCTCTAA